Below is a window of uncultured Cohaesibacter sp. DNA.
TCAAGAACCTGCTCAAGCAGCTTGGTTTTGAAGATGTAGATGATGCTGCTGATGGTACCGAAGCCTTGGCGAAAATGCAGGATCGCCGTTATGGTCTCGTGATTTCCGACTGGAACATGGAGCCGATGACCGGCTACGAGCTTCTCAAACAGGTCCGTGCGAGCGATAGCCTGTCCAAGACACCATTCATCATGGTGACCGCCGAATCCAAAACGGAAAACGTGATTGCCGCCAAGAAGGCTGGTGTGAACAACTACATCGTGAAGCCTTTCAACGCAGCCACCCTGAAAACCAAGATCGACGCCGTCTTTGATAGCTAAGTTGATCCTCCTCTTCTCTTCCGCCTTATAGAAGGGAAGATCCTTAACAAGATCATGATTGTTTGGTTGGGCCGAGACGCCGGGCCCTAAAGCCCGGCACTCTCACCGATCAAATCAAGGCCTTCGACAATGCATCGTTTGAGTGGCCATCAAGATCCTCCCCTTTCGCTTTTGCAATTCGGGGAAAACGCCGCAGGCCTCCTCGGATGCCCCAAGCGGCGCAACGGTGGCGTCTACCGAAAAATCTCGCCTTTGACGGGACATAAAAATGATAGGCGCTTTGGGCGATAACGTCGCAGAAACAAATAGAAATATTTTCGCGCTCCGTTCAGCCCGAAATAACTTACAAACCAGCCTCAAGGGGATGTTGAAATGGCAGCAGAAGTAAAACAACTCAGTGCAGACAAAATAGCACAACTGGTTGCTTTTCTTGAACAGAGCAAGGGAGAAGAAATCTCTCTGAATGATATCATGTCTCTGGCAGAGGTCATGGCCGGTAGCCTTGATTCCTATCTTCAGGCATTTGACAAATCGCTCTATCAGGAATTCACGGCCATTGCCCACGAAATTTCCTCCATGAAAAGCGAGATTGCAGCGCTGCGCCCATCACAGATGCGCCACGACGCCATCCCTGATGCCGGACGGGAGCTGGACGCGGTTGTTGAAGCCACGGAAAATGCAACCAATATCATCATGACCTCCGCCGAGGACATCATGGGCGCTGACCCCAGCGACGCCGATGCCTATCAGGCTTTGGTCAATGACAAGGTTATCGAGATTTTTGAGGCCTGCTCCTTTCAGGACATCACCGGCCAGCGTATTTCCAAGGTCGTGCATGCTCTCAACGTGATTGACAAGCGTGTAACCACCTTTATCGAACGCATGAAAATGCAGGATATCGAGGATGCCGTGCATGAGGAGAGCGAGGAAGATCGCCGCAAGCGCGAGTTGATCCTTCATGGCCCACAGCATGCTGGCGAAGGTGTCCAGCAGGATGAAGTTGATGCCATGCTCGCCGATCTTGATTTCAGCAACAAGAAGCTGAATGAGG
It encodes the following:
- a CDS encoding response regulator; translated protein: MALDLSMPVLVVDDYKTMIRIIKNLLKQLGFEDVDDAADGTEALAKMQDRRYGLVISDWNMEPMTGYELLKQVRASDSLSKTPFIMVTAESKTENVIAAKKAGVNNYIVKPFNAATLKTKIDAVFDS
- a CDS encoding protein phosphatase CheZ, yielding MAAEVKQLSADKIAQLVAFLEQSKGEEISLNDIMSLAEVMAGSLDSYLQAFDKSLYQEFTAIAHEISSMKSEIAALRPSQMRHDAIPDAGRELDAVVEATENATNIIMTSAEDIMGADPSDADAYQALVNDKVIEIFEACSFQDITGQRISKVVHALNVIDKRVTTFIERMKMQDIEDAVHEESEEDRRKRELILHGPQHAGEGVQQDEVDAMLADLDFSNKKLNEGKKSDEEKGSNQDDIDALFG